A stretch of DNA from Saccharospirillum mangrovi:
CGAAGCAGTCGACCGCGCCAAAGGTGAACTGCCGGCCGATGCCGACGAACCGACGGTGTTGGAAATCAACCTGTCGCAGTTCCCGGTGCTGAACGTCTCGCTCGCCGGCCATGTCGATGACCGTGTGTTGTTCCACATCGCCGACGAACTGCAAACCGAACTGGAATCCATCCAGGGTGTGCTGGAAGCGCCGATTCAGGGCATCCGTGATGAAGTCGCAGAAATCATCATCGATCCGTCGAAGATGGCCAGCTACAACATCTCGCAAAGCGAGTTGGTGCAGTTGGTGTCCAGCAACAACCAGTTGGTGACAGCGGGCAGCATGGACACCGGCGCGGGCCGCTTCTCCATCAAAATTCCCGGTCTGATCGAAACCGAAAACGACATCCTCGATCTGCCGGTGAAAGTCGATGGCGATACCGTTGTGCGTTTTCGCGACATCGCTGTCGGTCAGCGGACTTACAAAGACCCGGATTCGTTGTCTCGCGTGAACGGTCAACCGGCGGTGACGCTGGAAATCGTCAAACGTTCAGGCGCCAACATCATTGAGACCATCGGTCTGGTCAAAGACAAGGTCGAAGAAATTCGTGCCGAATGGCCCGATGAAGTGGTGGTCACTTATACCCAAGACAACTCAGTGATGATCGAGCAACAGTTGAACGACCTGTTCAACTCGGTGCTGCTGGCAACGCTGCTGGTGTTCATCGTTATCGTTTGGGCTTTGGGTGTGCGCAGCGCCATCCTGGTTGGCCTGGCGATTCCGGCGTCCTTCCTCGCCAGTATGCTGGTGCTGTCGGTGCTCGATATTTCGTTGAACATCGTCGTGTTGTTCTCGCTGATTCTTTGTGTCGGCATGTTGGTGGACGGTGCCATCGTGGTCACCGAATACGCCGACCGACGCATGGCCGAAGGCGCGCATCGCAAGAGCGCCTATCGCGAAGCGGCAACCCGTATGGCCTGGCCGATCGCGGCCTCTACCGCCACCACACTGGCGGTGTTCATGCCGCTGCTGTTCTGGCCGGGTATTGCCGGCGAGTTCATGGGCTTCCTGCCTAAGACCGTCATCATTACTCTGTGCGCCTCCCTGGTTATGGCACTGATTGCGGTGCCGGCGTTTGGCACGCTGTTTGGCAAAGCCGTGCACGTATCTGAAGAACGCAAACGCGGTATGGACGCCATCGACCACGGCGATTTGAGCGAAGTGCGCGGCGGCCTGGGTATCTACATCCGCTTCCTGCGTCGCTTGCTGAAACGACCGCTGATGGCCTTGGGTCTGGTAGCGGCGGTGATTGTGTTGATCATCGTGCTGTTCTCGATCCGTTCGACCAACGTGGAATTCTTCCCGAACATCGACTCAGAGTTCGGCGGCATTGTGGTCAAGGCGCGCGGCAACCTGTCGTTGCAGGAACGCGATGCGCTGGTCAAGCAAGTCGAAGCTCGTGTTCTGGGTATGGAATCGGTTAAGACCATCACCACCACCGTTTCGGCGGTACCGGGTCGTACCGACTCAGAAGACACCATCGGCTCGCTGATGATGGAATTTGTCGACTGGCAACACCGCCCGGGTTCCGACACCGTGTTGCAACAAGCGGTGGACCGCGCGTCAGACATTCCGGGTATCAAAGTCGAATCGCAAGTGCCGCAGATGGGACCGACCACTGGTGTCGATATCCAGATGCAGTTCTTCGGCCCGACACGTGAAGCCCTGTATGGCACCGTTGATGCCGTCGTGCATCGACTGAGCCAGGATGAACGCATCCAGGCGGTCAACGACAATCGTCCGTTGGACGGCTTGGAATGGCTGATCGACGTCGATCGCGAAGCCGCCAGCCGTTTCAACGTCAGCCTGAACGCCATCGGCTCGGCCGTGCGTATGATCACGGACGGCGTACAGCTGGGCTCATACCGCCCGAACGACGCTGACGATGAAGTCGACATCCTGATCCGCTATCCGTTTAACGGTCGCGACCTGGAACAAATCGATGAATTGACCGTGACCTCTAACGGCGGTCAGGTACCGATCAGCAACT
This window harbors:
- a CDS encoding efflux RND transporter permease subunit codes for the protein MIGFIQAALSRVRTVMLFFGLIFVSGLVALINIPKEADPDITIPYVYVGTGLDGISPEDADRLLVHPLEKELEGIEGLKELVSTASESRASFQLEFDIDSDIDAALDDVREAVDRAKGELPADADEPTVLEINLSQFPVLNVSLAGHVDDRVLFHIADELQTELESIQGVLEAPIQGIRDEVAEIIIDPSKMASYNISQSELVQLVSSNNQLVTAGSMDTGAGRFSIKIPGLIETENDILDLPVKVDGDTVVRFRDIAVGQRTYKDPDSLSRVNGQPAVTLEIVKRSGANIIETIGLVKDKVEEIRAEWPDEVVVTYTQDNSVMIEQQLNDLFNSVLLATLLVFIVIVWALGVRSAILVGLAIPASFLASMLVLSVLDISLNIVVLFSLILCVGMLVDGAIVVTEYADRRMAEGAHRKSAYREAATRMAWPIAASTATTLAVFMPLLFWPGIAGEFMGFLPKTVIITLCASLVMALIAVPAFGTLFGKAVHVSEERKRGMDAIDHGDLSEVRGGLGIYIRFLRRLLKRPLMALGLVAAVIVLIIVLFSIRSTNVEFFPNIDSEFGGIVVKARGNLSLQERDALVKQVEARVLGMESVKTITTTVSAVPGRTDSEDTIGSLMMEFVDWQHRPGSDTVLQQAVDRASDIPGIKVESQVPQMGPTTGVDIQMQFFGPTREALYGTVDAVVHRLSQDERIQAVNDNRPLDGLEWLIDVDREAASRFNVSLNAIGSAVRMITDGVQLGSYRPNDADDEVDILIRYPFNGRDLEQIDELTVTSNGGQVPISNFITRTAQNKQGDIYRTDGRMTVNVDINLRDGERVDLMIQEIQKSLEAARSEGQLPAGVDYRFTGDQQEQAETMAFLGGAFLVALFVMVIILVTQFNSFYQTFLIMLAIVLSTVGVMVGIIITGASFVVVMSGVGIIALAGIVVNNNIVLIDTYNVIRKQGVPAMDAALITCAQRLRPVLLTTVTTILGLLPMVYQLTIDFFARSVTVGAPSSQWWTALATTIAGGLLFATILTLIFTPCMLILGERAQEYLAQRRSRTAASLG